From a single Eleginops maclovinus isolate JMC-PN-2008 ecotype Puerto Natales chromosome 20, JC_Emac_rtc_rv5, whole genome shotgun sequence genomic region:
- the dynlrb1 gene encoding dynein light chain roadblock-type 1 has protein sequence MAEVEETLKRIQSQKGVQGIIIVNSEGIPVKTTLDNASTVQYAGLIHQLVMKARSTVRDIDPQNDLTFLRIRSKKNEIMIAPDKDYFLIVIQNPSD, from the exons ATG GCTGAAGTGGAGGAAACTCTGAAGAGGATCCAGAGCCAGAAAGGAGTGCAGGGGATTATCATCGTAAACTCAGAAG GAATCCCCGTGAAGACGACTCTGGACAACGCGAGCACGGTGCAGTACGCAGGACTGATCCACCAGCTGGTGATGAAGGCCCGGAGCACCGTGCGAGACATCGACCCCCAGAACGACCTCACCTTCCTGCGCATCCGCTCAAAGAAGAACGAGATCATGATCGCTCCAG ATAAGGACTATTTCTTGATCGTGATCCAGAACCCCTCGGACTGA